AGGAAATCCTTGAAAACCTCGACTATAATATATATAAGGACAAACCCTTAATCATCAAGGGCTGTTCTAAAAAGCCCGTTCCGATGAGTGCTTATGTACTGGCCGCACAAAAGCTGCAGCCTTTCGCTAAAAGCATCATGTATGGTGAAGCCTGTTCCGCAGTGCCGCTTTACAAAAGGAAATAGCATTTTAAGGTACTTACAAAACCTATTCCGGGCACATTGGCTATCTTTGTATTATCCATAAAAAAAGAACTATGAAAAAGATTGTTTTAGGATTTTTCACTGCACTTTGTGTAATGAATGCCAGCGCACAGCAAACCCCGGAAACGGTAAAGGACACCACGAAAGCCTGGACTACGAAAGGAAGCGCAACCATTTTATTCAACCAATCCACGTTTGACAACTGGCTTGCCGGGGGCGAGAACAATATTTCGGGAAACATTGGCGTGAATTATGATTTTAATTACAAAAAAGACGATTGGGCCTGGGATAATAAAATCATCGCTTCTTACGGAATCGTAAAAACCAAGACCAGTTCGTTTGCCAAAAAAACCGATGACCGCCTCGAACTGAATTCACTTTTAGGCAAAAAGGCCAAAGGATATTGGTATTACTCTGCGTTCCTGAATTTCAAGACCCAGTTTACCGAAGGTTACGTTTATGGCAAAGACGCGCTTGGCGTTGAAACCCGCACCAAGTATACTACATTTATGTCGCCTGGTTATCTGTATTTCGGGCCGGGTATGCTTTGGAAAAAAGATGATAACCTGAAATTCAACCTGTCGCCGGCCACTTCAAAATTTACATTCGTGGATAAAAACCGGACGCTGCCTGACGAAGCCTATTTCGGGGTGAAGGAAGGCGAAAGTGTGCGTTACGAATTGGGTTTTAATGCTTCGGCATATTATAAGGTAGGTGTGATTGCAAACGTGTCATTTGAAAACATCCTGAACCTGTATTCCAATTACCTCGAAGACCCGCAAAACGTCGATGTCGATTACCAATTGAATATCGTATTGAAGGTGAACCGTTACATTTCCACGAACATTTCATTCCAGGCGATTTATGACGACAATGCGTTCCCGGGTGTGCAATTGAGGCAGGTGTTTGGTGTGGGCGCGACGTATGGATTTTAAAAAAGCGGAAAATTAAATTCAAATATAAAATTCCAAATTCCAATTACAGCGATTATCTGTATTGGAATTTGGAATTTTTGTTTTGTTGAGATTTAAATTACTCTTTATCCACCGCATCCTTATAATCAGGATACAGAAATTTATTGTACGGAAAGCGTGTGATATGGATTTCGCGTACCGCTTCATACACCCGTTCGCGGAATTCCTCGAAATTTTCCTTATTTACTGCCGAAATAAACAAAGCGTTCTTCGCCCCGACGTTGCTCATCCAGGTTTGTTTCCATTCCTCAAGCGTATAATGCTTTGTGGTTTTCTCGGTCATCAGGTCGTCTTGGTCAATCGTCAGATGTTTGTAAGCATCGATTTTATTGAAAACCATAATGGTAGGTTTGCCATCGCTTTTAATGTCAGATAAGATTTGGTTTACCGATTCAATATGGTCCTCAAAATCCTGGTGCGAAATGTCGACGACGTGCAACAGCAAATCGGCTTCGCGCACTTCGTCGAGTGTACTTTTAAACGAATCTACTAACTGCGTCGGTAATTTCCGGATAAATCCAACCGTGTCCGATAAAAGGAAAGGCAGGTTTTTAATCACGACTTTCCTTACCGTCGTATCGAGCGTGGCAAACAATTTATTTTCAACAAAAACCTCGCTTTTACTGATGACGTTCATTAAGGTGGATTTCCCAACATTCGTATAACCGACCAATGCGACACGCACCATCGCGCCGCGATTGCCCCGTTGCACCGACATTTGCTTGTCGATGACCTTTATTTTGTCTTTCAGAAGTGAAATGCGGTCGCGCACGATACGACGGTCGGTTTCAATCTCTGTTTCCCCGGGACCGCGCATCCCGATGCCCCCTTTCTGGCGTTCAAGGTGCGTCCACATTCCTGAAAGGCGAGGAAGCAGATATTGACATTGGGCCAGTTCGACCTGCGTTCGCGCATAGGACGTTTCAGCCCTTTGGGCAAAAATATCCAGGATGAGGTTGGTGCGGTCGAGTACTTTGCAATTCAGCAGGCGCGTGATGTTTTTCTGTTGTGACGGCGAGAGCTCATCATCGAAGATTACAGTGGAAACGCCATGCTCTGCTATATAGGTATGTATTTCTTCCATTTTACCGGTCCCGACGAAAGTTTTGGGATTGGGCCTTTCCATTTTCTGCGAAAAGCGCTTGATCACTTCGCCTCCGGCGGTAAAAGTCAGGAATTCGAGTTCGTCAAGATATTCGGTAAGCTTTTCTTCGCTTTGGCTTTGGGTGATGATTCCGACGATGACGGTCTTTTCAAAATTGATATTTTCTTTTTCGAGCATTTTATATTTTTTCTTGTTGCAAAAGTACGGAATTTTAGCAGGAGAATGATGGCTGCACCCCGTCATAACAGCAGGCTTGCGGGAAACTATTTCGTTAAATATTAAAATTTCGTTAGGATATTCTTAAAATTTTTTAAATTTGGGATTCTAAATTACGGAAAATACTATACTAAAACCCACTAAAACTTTTCATTCAATGAAAAAAATTATTTTACTATTCACCTTTTTAATGTGTTCCGCACTAGGCTTCAGCCAGTTGGAAACATTTGAAGGAGGTATCCCATCAACATGGGCCGTAATGAACGGCACCAATGGTGTCGGCAACCTGCAACCGTGGATATTGAACACCACGCCTTGGCCGTTGCCAACGTCACAGCGTTCGCCGTATCCTGCCCACAATGACACAACTCCTGTTCCTACGTTAAATGCAGCGTATGTGAACAATGAGCAGATTGGTATGGGCAATACCGAAGAAGACTGGTTGATCATGAACCAAAGGCTAATCCCTGCGAACGGGCAACTTCAGTTCTGGACCCGCCTTACGCAGGTAAATGATCAGGGAACCATATACGAAATCCGTGTGTCTACGAATCCGACACAAACCAACCAGGCGGCCTATACGGTTTTAACTACCTGGGGTGAAGATGATATCATAGACCCGACCATCCCGCTGGATCAATACCAGCAGGTTAAAGTTGATTTTCCGACATCGCTTCAGGGCCAGAATGTTTATGTAGCCTTTGTGAGGAAATTTACCCAGCCAACCGGGCAAAGAGCCGGTGACCGTTGGCTGATCGATGATGTGAATATTGTTGAAAAATGTGCGGACGTATCCGGACTTGACGTAATACCTGCAAGTATAGCTTCTACACACGTAACTTTTACATGGAATAATCCACAGCTTTCAACCAATTTTGAGATTGGGGTTATTCCTGCAGCAGATGATTTTAATAATGTTGGAACACCGGTAACAGTGGCTGCGACAAATCCGGCAACTTATGCTTACAGCGGAGCGCCTTTGCAGCCTTCCCAGACTTTTAAAGTATATGTACGCAGGGTCTGTGGCTCGGGTACCGATACCACTTACAGTGAATGGCAGGGCCCGTTTATATTTACGACGCTGCCTTTAGGGTCGGTTTGTATTGACCCGCTTCCGATTGATGTACTCCCATATCAGGAGCTTAACGACAATACGGCGCTTTACGGAGATGAGTACGACACGCCACAACAGGCAAGTGGTTGTGGAACCGTAACGCCTCTAAACACGAATTACTTACAGGGTAATGAGGTATTTTACAGTTATACAAACTCAGGTACAGATGCTGTTGATATCAATGTGGTAATGACGCCGCTTGGGAATTCCCCTAATTCGTCGGTGTTTATTTATGACGGTTGTATCGGCAATGGCGGTACCTGTGTCAATGGATTGGCCAATATTACAACCAATGTAAGAAATCTTACATTCAATGCTTTAGCCGGGCACACTTATACCATTATTATTTCTTCCAGTACAACCCAAACGATTGCTTACGGCCTTTTGGTTCAGGAATTAAAATGTACCCCGATGCCGAGTAATCTGGCTGCAAATCCTGTCACCACGACCAATGCCCATTTGACCTGGGATGCGTTGGGTTATACATCATGGCAGGTGGCCGTTCAGCCTTTGGGTTCTGAGGTTCCTTCAGGAGCGGGTGTTCCTGTAGCCAATAATGAATATGATGCGCCGGTAACGGCTGCTACGCAGTACCAATATTGGGTACGCGCGGAGTGTGCGCCTGGTTCGGACATATGGACGGGATGGGCCGGTCCTTTCCCTTTCAATTCTGACATTTGTACTCCAGATCATAAATGTAATTATGTTTTCAGGCTTGGCAATAACGGTGCCGGCGGATGGGGCAATGATACTACAGGTACCAGGATGCAGATAAGGCAGAATGGTATTGTTATCGCTACATTAGGATCACAATTCACTGCGCCGGGTCCGGTTGATGTAATTGTACCGATTTGTGAAGGAATTCCTTTTGACGTATTCTGGAAGCAATTGGGCGCAAGCTCACAACAAAGACAGCTTACTATTATTAACAATCACGGCCAGACAATTTACACAAGGCCAGCTGTGGTGGGAGTTGTAAATACCGTAATATATAATGATGAAATTGCGGAATGTGATACACCCCGTTGTGATTTAACACCGATAAATGTTACCATCCCTTCGGCAAGTATTACTACAACAGGAGCTACAATTAACTGGACTGCAATAGCGACATCCTCGTGGGACGTTTATATCACTCCTATCGGAAGTCCAGCGCCAGATGCTGATACTGTGCCTACGTATGACAATATCACACCAGCAACTACTTCATTTACTACAACCAATCCGTTACAACCTGATCATTGTTATAATGTGTACGTAAGGGTAAATTGCTCGCCTGTTCCATCTGCATGGTCGGCTTTGACTGCCAATTCGACTTTCTGTACATTGCCAACCTGTCAAAAACCGACCAATCCGATAGTAGCTGTGCAGAGTACTACAGCGGCTACTTTTACTTGGACACCGGCTTTACCTGATCAGACTGATTTTGAGATCCTGCTGATACCAGGCCCAACGGCACCTTCTCCGGCGCCAGACAACGCTACACCAGCTACTTATCCGATTATTACTGTACCTGTTGGAGGTCCTTATACCTTTACAGCAACGGATCTTACGCCAGCAACTATTTATTATGGTTATGTACGCGCAGTATGTTCCCCGACTGATGCAAGTATCTGGGTACCGTTTGCAGTGTTCAACTCGATCACCTGCGAACCTGAAAATAAATGTATCTACAAATTTGTATTGACTGACATTGGCACTAACGGAAACGGAAACGGCTGGGGTGCAACAAGAATGCAGGTTAGACAAAATGGTATTATCATTCAGGAGTTAAACCTGCCAAGCGGAAGTACTTCCACTGTACAGGTTCCGTTATGTGACGGTGTTCCGTTTGATATTTACTGGAATGTAGCAGGAGCAAATCCTGAGCAGGTGGGTGTTTCTGTCCAAAATCCATTCCTTGATGTATTGTATACCAAAGCGCCGGGAACAGGTACGCCATTAACAGTGCTGTTTGATTCTGTTGTAGAATGTAGCCCGGCACCTTGTTCAAAACCAACAAATATTGATGTAGCCACGGCAACTATATTGCCACATAGTGCTGTCATCACATGGGTCGACAATTCAAACCCGCCTTCAGACGGATATGAATTGTATGTAGTGCCTACTGGCCAGCCAGCGCCGACAAATAATCCACCGACACCGGCAAACGTCACCGGAATTACAGGTACGTCGTACACGTTGACACAGTATGGCAACCCTCCTGTTCAGTTATCTGCTTCGACATCTTATACTTTCTACATCAGGGCGGTGTGTCCTGGGTCGCAAGTGAGCAACTGGACAATCCTTACGCCAACAACATTTATAACAACACCTGAGAACAACGAGTGTGCTTTTGCAACATCTGTAACAGTGAATACAGGTAATTCATGTGCTGCTGCGAACATGGCCAATGGAAACACTTATGGTGCAAATGCATCAAATCCGACGGTTGATAATGACATGACTGGCGCTGGATGTGATCCTACAGCTAAAGATGTATGGTATAAGTTCGTTGCAACCGCTACTTCACAGACTATTGTATTAAGCGATATCGTGCCGACACCGGCTACACCTAATAATTTCAAACTGAGTTATAGTGTCTTCTCCGGAAGTTGTGCAGGACTTACAAGAATGTTTTGCAGCACCAGCAATACCAATGGAGGAACAGGATTTATCCCTGGCAATACTTATTATATCAGGGTGTACAATGCTTCTACATCATCAGCTACACAATCGGCAACGTTCCACCTTTGTGTGTTAACACCGCCAACTAATGACGAATGTACCAATGCAACGCCTGTTACTGTAAATACAACTCAGACGTGTAACCCAGCGAACACGGTTTCAGCAAATACTTATGGGTCGACAGCATCTAATCCTGTGCTTACCCCACCTTTGGCCGGTACTGGTTGTGGTCCTGCAAGCAACGATGTCTGGTTCAGTTTTGTTGCAGTAGCGCCAACACAGATCATTAACTTCAGCAATATTGTAACTACGCCAGCCAACGCTTCTAATTTGAAAATAAATTACAGTGTGTTCTCAGGAAGCTGTGGAGCGCTTACAAATTTATTCTGTAGCGTGGCGACAGCAAGTATTGCAACAGGACTTACTGTAGGCAATACATACTATATCAGGGCTTATATTGCCCCATCGAATTCAGAGCAATCGGCTACTTTTGATTTGTGTATCACTTCACCACCGGCTAATGATGAATGTACAGCTGCGGTCACGGTTCCTGTAAATGCAGGACAGTATTGTGATGCTGTTGCTTCAGGTAATACGCTGGGTGCCACCCCTTCTAATCCGGTACTGAGCCCTGTTTTGCCAACAACTGGTGGATGTGGCCCTACAAATAATGATGTATGGTATAGCTTTACGGCTACTTCTGAAACACATATGATCAGCCTGAGCAATGTAGTGCCTACACCGGCTACTGCAACGACACTAAGGTTAAATTACAGTGTTTTCTCTGGTTCGTGCACCGGATTGACCAAATTATACTGTAGCACCAATTACATTAGTATGGCCAGCGGATTGATTCCTGGGAATGTCTACTACATCAGGGTCTATACTTCGACACCTGCGGTAGATACTTCAGCAACATTTGATCTTTGCATTACATCGCCGCCTTCTAACAATGAATGTGCGAATGCCATTTCTGTAACCCCAAATACCGGGCAGGATTGTGCTCCTGTGAATACGGTTTCAGGATATACTCATGGCGCGACACCATCAT
This genomic stretch from Flavobacterium pallidum harbors:
- a CDS encoding DUF3078 domain-containing protein — protein: MKKIVLGFFTALCVMNASAQQTPETVKDTTKAWTTKGSATILFNQSTFDNWLAGGENNISGNIGVNYDFNYKKDDWAWDNKIIASYGIVKTKTSSFAKKTDDRLELNSLLGKKAKGYWYYSAFLNFKTQFTEGYVYGKDALGVETRTKYTTFMSPGYLYFGPGMLWKKDDNLKFNLSPATSKFTFVDKNRTLPDEAYFGVKEGESVRYELGFNASAYYKVGVIANVSFENILNLYSNYLEDPQNVDVDYQLNIVLKVNRYISTNISFQAIYDDNAFPGVQLRQVFGVGATYGF
- a CDS encoding T9SS type B sorting domain-containing protein, encoding MKKIILLFTFLMCSALGFSQLETFEGGIPSTWAVMNGTNGVGNLQPWILNTTPWPLPTSQRSPYPAHNDTTPVPTLNAAYVNNEQIGMGNTEEDWLIMNQRLIPANGQLQFWTRLTQVNDQGTIYEIRVSTNPTQTNQAAYTVLTTWGEDDIIDPTIPLDQYQQVKVDFPTSLQGQNVYVAFVRKFTQPTGQRAGDRWLIDDVNIVEKCADVSGLDVIPASIASTHVTFTWNNPQLSTNFEIGVIPAADDFNNVGTPVTVAATNPATYAYSGAPLQPSQTFKVYVRRVCGSGTDTTYSEWQGPFIFTTLPLGSVCIDPLPIDVLPYQELNDNTALYGDEYDTPQQASGCGTVTPLNTNYLQGNEVFYSYTNSGTDAVDINVVMTPLGNSPNSSVFIYDGCIGNGGTCVNGLANITTNVRNLTFNALAGHTYTIIISSSTTQTIAYGLLVQELKCTPMPSNLAANPVTTTNAHLTWDALGYTSWQVAVQPLGSEVPSGAGVPVANNEYDAPVTAATQYQYWVRAECAPGSDIWTGWAGPFPFNSDICTPDHKCNYVFRLGNNGAGGWGNDTTGTRMQIRQNGIVIATLGSQFTAPGPVDVIVPICEGIPFDVFWKQLGASSQQRQLTIINNHGQTIYTRPAVVGVVNTVIYNDEIAECDTPRCDLTPINVTIPSASITTTGATINWTAIATSSWDVYITPIGSPAPDADTVPTYDNITPATTSFTTTNPLQPDHCYNVYVRVNCSPVPSAWSALTANSTFCTLPTCQKPTNPIVAVQSTTAATFTWTPALPDQTDFEILLIPGPTAPSPAPDNATPATYPIITVPVGGPYTFTATDLTPATIYYGYVRAVCSPTDASIWVPFAVFNSITCEPENKCIYKFVLTDIGTNGNGNGWGATRMQVRQNGIIIQELNLPSGSTSTVQVPLCDGVPFDIYWNVAGANPEQVGVSVQNPFLDVLYTKAPGTGTPLTVLFDSVVECSPAPCSKPTNIDVATATILPHSAVITWVDNSNPPSDGYELYVVPTGQPAPTNNPPTPANVTGITGTSYTLTQYGNPPVQLSASTSYTFYIRAVCPGSQVSNWTILTPTTFITTPENNECAFATSVTVNTGNSCAAANMANGNTYGANASNPTVDNDMTGAGCDPTAKDVWYKFVATATSQTIVLSDIVPTPATPNNFKLSYSVFSGSCAGLTRMFCSTSNTNGGTGFIPGNTYYIRVYNASTSSATQSATFHLCVLTPPTNDECTNATPVTVNTTQTCNPANTVSANTYGSTASNPVLTPPLAGTGCGPASNDVWFSFVAVAPTQIINFSNIVTTPANASNLKINYSVFSGSCGALTNLFCSVATASIATGLTVGNTYYIRAYIAPSNSEQSATFDLCITSPPANDECTAAVTVPVNAGQYCDAVASGNTLGATPSNPVLSPVLPTTGGCGPTNNDVWYSFTATSETHMISLSNVVPTPATATTLRLNYSVFSGSCTGLTKLYCSTNYISMASGLIPGNVYYIRVYTSTPAVDTSATFDLCITSPPSNNECANAISVTPNTGQDCAPVNTVSGYTHGATPSLPNPPVAGTGCLQLNSDMWYSFTATSTSHAITLSNLVLSPSNSTAKLNYTVFSGTCDNLTKLYCSTTNSTNATGLTIGNTYYVRIYSTLTAVDQSIKFDLCITSPPVNDDCANAIDAPINSTAVCTTKSYGNTLGATPSTPTITGAGCTGTNDDVWYKFTATNPILFINVNTIFASTGSVALNHTVFSGTCDALTTMYCSNSTTSVATGLTVGNVYYIRIYTAGTTVGDWATFSLCIKTPPPPAENEDCSSALPVTVNLNNDCYYTTQGNLIEAGPSASPVPNTPACVGNANDDVWFSFVAAENQHFINLLAVEGTTTNLNHAVYSGTCGNLTRLYCSDTGQLSSTDNNFIPGETYYIRVWSNAATSQVVIFNVCVKSVSTCETAAPFCGSQDSQSLLFPNTTEVPSPGQLACLATAPNPTYYYLQVAETGNLTFEIRQSTNPNNFPTNGAPGLDVDFVAWGPFASPGSCNEIAFEDCPSCPNNQDDANFYPEGNIVDCSYSADVMETLHIPNAVAGEYYLLLITNFNGDPGYIKLFQSNFGQPGTGVSTNLCCDVAAGDDKIACGSITLNAIEESQSSPASYQWYIDGSIIPGAESANLIVDTPGLHEYKVVGFCGLNTDTDIINVTVLPAIGATTPADYVLCDGDDHDGQAPFDLFTLTEQVLVGLTPSEFDVTYHLTAAAAANDDPGIDISTLFVSPTQTIYVRVERILLPTCYEVIPVNLVVTDIVDATITYETDYCSDAGTISPLTVANPGLFSVSGGLTISQSGVITLTGNEEGQYTITNVTQGACSDTKNAVINIVRRHTAGFDYGPVGTLYCEDGDVVSPHFTGTFSQAGNFTVVAGDGNLALDPVTGQIILGSSDAGEYTIKNEVNNGTTCSGDEATATITIVEAASGSIVYSNGPFCKDVTSVSVQNNVTPVSSEGTYSVDIPGLSIDADGTIHPNTSQANDYVVTYTLDIDGCGIYTTQANVKIIPESDIEFTAECSGNDFVITALPVNGSFDPALVTYHWTGGTSVAGTALGSIIAKAAPATYTVEVVADGCSTFASIVIDDISCIIQRGISPNNDTKNDSFDLTTLNVKHLSIFNRYGTVVYEYTNYTNQWVGQDNSGDELPDGTYFYVIDKADGEQRTGWVYINR
- the hflX gene encoding GTPase HflX, with product MLEKENINFEKTVIVGIITQSQSEEKLTEYLDELEFLTFTAGGEVIKRFSQKMERPNPKTFVGTGKMEEIHTYIAEHGVSTVIFDDELSPSQQKNITRLLNCKVLDRTNLILDIFAQRAETSYARTQVELAQCQYLLPRLSGMWTHLERQKGGIGMRGPGETEIETDRRIVRDRISLLKDKIKVIDKQMSVQRGNRGAMVRVALVGYTNVGKSTLMNVISKSEVFVENKLFATLDTTVRKVVIKNLPFLLSDTVGFIRKLPTQLVDSFKSTLDEVREADLLLHVVDISHQDFEDHIESVNQILSDIKSDGKPTIMVFNKIDAYKHLTIDQDDLMTEKTTKHYTLEEWKQTWMSNVGAKNALFISAVNKENFEEFRERVYEAVREIHITRFPYNKFLYPDYKDAVDKE